One window of the Sander lucioperca isolate FBNREF2018 chromosome 5, SLUC_FBN_1.2, whole genome shotgun sequence genome contains the following:
- the fam168a gene encoding protein FAM168A isoform X3 produces the protein MNPVYSPVQPGTPYGNPKNMAFTGYPGGYTATAPTYTPNLYQTGSPGYPPGYTSAGTPYKVPPTQSNGAPPPYTPTPTPYPTAMYPIRSAYPQQNLYAQCPEATMVVMGAYYTQPVYAAQPHVIHHTTVVQPNSIPSTALYPAPVPVPAPRNNGMAAMGMVAGTTMAMSAATNQAFIAVQQMDSKMAEAHQWWWCLLPVGTLLTTPQHAQIGGHPVTVPTYRAQGTPGYSYVPPHW, from the exons GCTATCCAGGAGGGTATACTGCCACGGCTCCCACCTATACACCCAACCTCTATCAAACGGGCAGTCCTGGGTATCCACCAG GATATACTTCAGCAGGCACCCCGTACAAAGTGCCCCCCACTCAGTCAAATGGAGCGCCCCCTCCctacacccccacccccaccccataCCCAACAGCCATGTACCCCATTCGCAGTGCCTACCCTCAGCAGAACCTATACGCACAG TGCCCTGAGGCTACAATGGTTGTGATG GGAGCATACTATACCCAGCCAGTGTATGCGGCTCAGCCACATGTGATTCATCACACCACCGTGGTGCAGCCTAACAGCATCCCCTCCACAGCCCTCTACCCTGCCCCCGTCCCTGTCCCTGCTCCTCGCAACAACGGCATGGCTGCCATGGGGATGGTCGCTGGGACAACCATGGCCATGAGCGCAG CAACAAACCAAGCCTTCATAGCTGTTCAGCAGATGGATTCAAAAATGGCTGAAGCTCATCAATGGTGGTGGTGTTTACTTCCTGTAGGGACCCTGCTGACAACGCCCCAGCACGCCCAGATTGGAGGACACCCAGTTACTGTGCCAACCTACAGGGCCCAAGGGACACCTGGGTACAGCTACGTACCACCTCACTGGTAG
- the LOC116048261 gene encoding P2Y purinoceptor 3, giving the protein MPHSVNLFSTDTLISKTFPLDFFSTNVWPTEPYAANGFIASVSNVSNTSGLEVLRCTYKEDFKRILLPAVYTFVFLLGLPLNAAVILKIWRTRPNLSKNNIYMLNLAIADFLYVMSLPLLIYNYGSHDYWPFGEFACKLVRFQFYSNLHGSILFLTCISVQRYVGICHPMAMWHKQGGRRSAWYICGGVWLVVVALCAPTFHFAATGIQRNNTVCYDLSTPKNSVDYYPYGIALTCLGFLLPFMGVMVCYCRMAQILCRPFSYQGVSMATGEKRDKAVRMIIVVAVVFCISFLPFHLTKTMYLVVRTLPDAPCETRNLFSIIYKSTRPFASMNSFLDPILFYFTQPRYRQSTRRFMRKVTTLREKGTSV; this is encoded by the exons ATGCCACATTCTGTCAACCTCTTCTCGACTGACACCCTCATCTCGAAAACCTTCCCTTTGGACTTCTTCTCTACCAACGTATGGCCTACGGAGCCATACGCAGCAAACGGCTTCATCGCCAGCGTCAGCAACGTCAGCAACACCAGCGGGTTAGAAGTCCTTCGCTGCACCTATAAGGAAGACTTTAAACGTATTTTACTCCCCGCTGTGTACACTTTTGTCTTCTTGCTCGGACTTCCTCTCAATGCTGCTGTCATACTAAAGATATGGAGGACTCGGCCCAATCTGTCCAAAAACAACATATATATGCTCAACTTGGCCATTGCCGACTTCCTATATGTGATGTCCCTTCCCTTGCTCATCTACAACTACGGCAGTCATGACTACTGGCCCTTTGGGGAGTTTGCCTGTAAATTGGTCAGGTTTCAGTTCTACAG TAATCTGCATGGCAGCATCCTCTTCCTCACCTGCATCAGTGTGCAGCGCTATGTGGGCATTTGCCATCCTATGGCGATGTGGCACAAGCAAGGTGGTCGCAGGTCGGCGTGGTATATCTGTGGAGGGGTGTGGCTGGTCGTCGTCGCCCTGTGCGCGCCAACGTTTCACTTTGCTGCGACAGGAATCCAGCGAAACAACACGGTGTGTTATGATTTAAGTACGCCAAAGAATTCAGTGGATTATTATCCTTACGGCATAGCGCTGACCTGCCTCGGCTTCTTGTTGCCTTTCATGGGGGTGATGGTGTGCTACTGTCGGATGGCCCAGATCCTCTGCCGCCCATTCTCCTACCAGGGTGTCTCCATGGCGACTGGGGAGAAACGGGACAAGGCGGTAAGGATGATTATTGTGGTGGCGGTGGTGTTCTGCATAAGCTTCCTGCCGTTTCACCTCACCAAGACCATGTACCTGGTGGTGCGTACTCTGCCTGACGCGCCCTGCGAGACCAGAAACTTGTTCTCAATCATCTATAAAAGCACCAGGCCGTTTGCCAGCATGAACAGCTTTCTGGACCCGATTCTGTTCTACTTCACCCAGCCACGCTACCGCCAGAGCACCAGAAGGTTTATGCGCAAAGTCACCACCCTCAGGGAAAAGGGCACCAGTGTGTGA